One Nitrospirota bacterium DNA segment encodes these proteins:
- a CDS encoding zinc ribbon domain-containing protein translates to MPIYEYKCEKCGIEHEVMQKITAKPLTVCEKCGGRLKKLISSTSFVLKGSGWYVTDYADKNRKSSANEVADKKEKADSTAQKETKKEKTDSTTGKETKKEKTENAAGTETKKESKSEPKTAQKSKE, encoded by the coding sequence ATGCCGATTTATGAGTACAAATGCGAGAAGTGCGGAATAGAACATGAGGTCATGCAGAAAATCACTGCAAAGCCTCTGACTGTCTGTGAGAAATGCGGCGGCAGGCTGAAGAAGTTGATTTCGAGCACTTCGTTTGTCCTGAAAGGCTCAGGCTGGTACGTGACTGACTATGCTGACAAGAACCGCAAGAGCAGCGCAAATGAAGTCGCAGATAAGAAGGAAAAAGCAGACAGCACCGCACAGAAAGAGACAAAGAAAGAAAAGACCGACAGTACAACAGGGAAAGAGACAAAGAAGGAAAAAACGGAAAACGCTGCAGGGACAGAGACAAAGAAAGAGTCAAAATCTGAGCCTAAGACAGCACAGAAGTCCAAAGAGTGA
- a CDS encoding dephospho-CoA kinase, with translation MFVVALTGNFGMGKSSVASLFRECGAYTLDCDAIVADLLQRKAVIDKISMLLGPEVLNLDHKLNKSVVADIIFQSNTARRRIEALLHPLVFKAMEASIKKLRGDNCLVIVEVPLLFESGFQKRFNRTITVYTNQKTSLARLKEKGVSRKAALARLHAQLDIRQKKRLADYVIDNNGTRRQTLVQVRKIYKALRDDNTP, from the coding sequence ATGTTTGTCGTGGCACTTACGGGAAATTTCGGCATGGGGAAGAGCTCAGTGGCGTCACTGTTCAGGGAATGCGGTGCCTATACGCTTGACTGTGATGCGATTGTCGCAGACCTTCTCCAAAGAAAGGCGGTCATTGACAAGATCAGCATGCTGCTTGGCCCCGAGGTTCTGAACCTTGACCACAAGCTTAATAAGAGTGTTGTTGCTGATATTATTTTTCAGAGTAATACAGCACGAAGAAGAATCGAGGCATTGCTGCACCCGCTGGTCTTTAAGGCGATGGAAGCCTCAATAAAGAAGCTCAGGGGGGATAATTGTCTGGTGATCGTAGAAGTACCCCTGCTTTTTGAGTCCGGTTTTCAAAAACGGTTCAACAGGACCATCACTGTGTACACAAACCAGAAGACTTCCCTTGCCCGGCTTAAGGAAAAAGGCGTTTCCCGTAAGGCTGCTCTGGCAAGACTGCATGCCCAGTTGGACATACGCCAGAAGAAGCGTCTTGCTGATTATGTAATTGATAACAATGGAACGAGGCGGCAAACTTTGGTTCAGGTAAGGAAGATCTATAAGGCTCTGAGGGACGATAATACTCCGTAG
- a CDS encoding DUF3365 domain-containing protein has translation MSGLLYSDQVNHKRQMQELAKGEAASAFEKDLIYRRWNTSHGGVYVPVTQNTPPNPHLANIPERDLTTTTGKKLTLMNPAYMTRQAHEIAARENGVLGHITSLNPIRPENEADSWEKAALQDFERGTTEHSSEELINGRKYLRYMRPLKTEKACLKCHAVQGYKEGDVRGGISISLPMEPYLKVDMAVFRSRLATYGFLWLIGLVLIGTGAKQLIGQTTKIREQEKVKEEAIRNAKEEWERTFDAITDPIMILDTNFKIIKANKSTADRLGVSVKEAEGLTCYEAVHGTKQPPASCPHVKLISDGKFHAEEITESRLGGCFHVTVSPICSNDGTLYGSVHSARDITELKKAEELGRKHSKDLEKLLFISREVTLTSDIRGLYRIFVSAAKELLAFDFSSLMLLSDDKTVLTVADCLGFPETIIGNFSLVEGQGLSTYVVRTKQFGTVHDFQQETRFEVPSLVIELGIRSAVAVPMMVKDDIIGVLIGHTKRLREFSQREIDMFQHIANQAAIAVRNVMTTRMLMKSEKKIQDIASSLGEGLYSLDNEGYVTYMNPEAEKLLGWTMQELCDRNIHDVVHNCSSDGTPLSFKECPIHKVISTGRRFISSDEIFIRKDGASFPVSIISAPLMEEGMVVASITAFRDISERKQIEKERETLIDELQKALAEIRTLQGILPICSYCKKIRDDKGAWTQMELYISKRTDAQFSHGICSECARKEFPQFFKEPGSQDDSPSAQRA, from the coding sequence ATGTCTGGATTACTGTACAGTGATCAAGTCAACCATAAGCGGCAGATGCAGGAACTGGCAAAAGGTGAGGCAGCGTCTGCTTTCGAGAAAGACCTTATATACAGACGATGGAATACGTCACATGGCGGAGTTTATGTGCCGGTCACGCAAAATACCCCTCCTAACCCCCACCTTGCCAACATTCCTGAGCGCGATCTCACCACCACTACGGGAAAGAAACTGACTCTTATGAACCCGGCATATATGACGAGACAGGCGCATGAAATTGCCGCAAGGGAAAACGGTGTTCTCGGCCATATTACGAGCCTTAACCCTATCCGGCCTGAAAATGAGGCTGACTCGTGGGAAAAGGCTGCTCTTCAGGATTTTGAGCGCGGGACAACAGAGCATTCCTCTGAAGAACTGATAAATGGCCGGAAATATTTACGGTATATGCGGCCGCTTAAGACAGAGAAAGCCTGTCTTAAATGCCATGCCGTTCAGGGATACAAAGAAGGGGATGTCAGGGGCGGCATCAGCATCTCATTGCCGATGGAGCCTTATCTGAAGGTCGATATGGCAGTCTTTCGTTCACGTCTTGCAACCTATGGTTTTCTCTGGCTGATCGGCCTTGTTCTGATAGGAACCGGTGCAAAACAGCTCATAGGGCAGACGACAAAAATACGTGAACAGGAAAAAGTCAAAGAAGAGGCAATCAGGAATGCGAAAGAAGAATGGGAGCGCACCTTCGATGCAATAACGGATCCGATTATGATCCTTGACACAAACTTCAAAATAATTAAGGCCAACAAGTCAACTGCAGACAGACTGGGCGTATCGGTAAAGGAGGCAGAGGGGTTGACATGCTATGAAGCTGTGCATGGCACTAAGCAGCCACCGGCATCTTGTCCCCATGTGAAATTGATATCAGATGGGAAGTTTCATGCCGAAGAGATCACCGAGTCAAGACTTGGGGGTTGCTTTCATGTTACGGTCTCCCCCATCTGCAGTAATGACGGGACGTTATACGGATCAGTCCATTCCGCGCGTGACATAACCGAACTTAAGAAGGCTGAAGAGCTTGGAAGGAAACACTCGAAAGACCTCGAAAAACTGCTTTTCATCTCCCGTGAGGTTACACTGACTTCCGATATCAGAGGATTATACCGAATATTTGTATCTGCAGCGAAAGAGCTTCTTGCCTTTGATTTTTCATCTTTAATGCTTCTTTCAGACGATAAGACCGTATTGACTGTTGCAGACTGTCTCGGATTTCCGGAAACGATAATTGGGAATTTCAGTCTGGTGGAAGGGCAAGGGCTATCCACCTATGTAGTTAGGACGAAACAGTTCGGGACAGTGCATGACTTCCAGCAGGAAACCAGATTTGAGGTGCCGTCCCTTGTCATTGAGCTGGGTATCCGGTCGGCGGTTGCAGTGCCGATGATGGTAAAGGATGATATCATAGGCGTACTTATCGGACATACAAAGAGACTCAGGGAATTCTCGCAGAGGGAAATCGACATGTTTCAACATATCGCCAATCAGGCGGCCATAGCCGTCCGAAATGTTATGACCACGCGTATGCTGATGAAGAGCGAGAAGAAGATTCAGGATATAGCATCTTCTTTGGGCGAAGGGCTCTACTCTCTGGATAATGAAGGGTATGTTACCTACATGAATCCAGAGGCAGAGAAACTGCTTGGCTGGACCATGCAGGAACTTTGCGACAGAAATATCCATGACGTTGTGCATAACTGCAGTTCGGACGGGACTCCTCTGTCGTTTAAGGAATGTCCAATACATAAAGTCATCAGCACAGGCAGGCGGTTCATATCGAGCGATGAAATCTTTATTCGGAAAGACGGAGCGTCATTCCCTGTCTCGATTATTTCAGCTCCCCTGATGGAAGAAGGAATGGTTGTTGCATCAATTACGGCCTTTCGCGATATCAGTGAGAGAAAGCAGATAGAGAAGGAGAGAGAAACGCTGATTGACGAGCTCCAAAAGGCACTTGCCGAGATCAGAACGTTGCAAGGCATTCTGCCTATATGTTCGTATTGCAAGAAGATCAGGGACGACAAGGGTGCATGGACGCAGATGGAACTCTATATCAGCAAACGCACGGATGCCCAATTCAGTCACGGTATCTGCAGCGAATGCGCAAGAAAGGAGTTCCCTCAGTTTTTTAAGGAGCCCGGGAGCCAGGATGACTCCCCTTCCGCGCAACGTGCATAA
- the priA gene encoding primosomal protein N', which produces MSIPCFDIIFPINLGPLTYRCPESLELLAKPGMIVSAPLKKSMAKGLIYRINTIPPAGRLKDITEIHGSTPVYSAAALKLIAWMSEYFLAPEGLVLKQSFPREIFKKTKRRNTDEPTSAEMAPLIDLPEGDLSELQAAVGQKHYQTSLLFTPTVIHEYSAAASMLRSRSSVIVLFPEISQAELFYQAIRAEYGERACILHSDMAAGRRSESIDSIITGKHDIIIGTRMALFAPVKELSLIMVIDEHSSSHKSEEGIRLNVRDTAVMRGYLEGVPVLLMSPSPSMDSWFNAQSGKYNLIRLKTTAPTPAIRLADLRFGKKRRAYLSDTVIDRARRVLQKNGRILFIINRRGHSTFLHCADCNNTASCPDCGIPLVLHKDRNLLACHYCAKSLSVPDVCSKCSSPNIEQLGAGTQRIEEDLRDLFNIDPLRFDSDSAGKKTEIEGLLKNIATDDARIIVGTKMLTKRLNPNNSFSLAALLNVDNSLNIPDFRAREKTYQEIVAVRDLVSAKGEVIVQTRFPQDPMFRHLRDNNYEAFVTEELAMRAALQFPPYSKMLNILVYGNAELADKIMKIIRESKEPVEILGPTEKKTRKGIEHSFLLKHAERKVLHAAARAVVSRFKNTRDIEIRIDAAPY; this is translated from the coding sequence GTGAGCATACCATGCTTTGACATCATATTCCCCATTAACCTGGGGCCTCTCACATACCGCTGCCCTGAAAGCCTGGAACTTCTGGCTAAGCCGGGCATGATCGTTTCCGCACCGCTCAAGAAGAGTATGGCAAAGGGTCTCATTTATAGAATAAATACCATTCCTCCTGCCGGACGTCTTAAGGATATCACAGAGATCCACGGCAGCACGCCGGTCTACAGCGCTGCCGCGCTCAAACTGATTGCATGGATGTCAGAATACTTCCTTGCTCCTGAGGGCCTAGTCCTGAAACAGTCATTCCCAAGGGAAATCTTCAAAAAAACAAAGCGCAGGAATACCGATGAGCCGACTTCCGCTGAAATGGCGCCGTTGATCGACCTTCCGGAGGGTGACCTGTCTGAACTTCAGGCTGCTGTCGGCCAAAAGCATTACCAGACATCGCTCCTGTTTACCCCTACGGTTATCCATGAATACTCTGCCGCAGCATCCATGCTCCGGTCGCGCAGCAGTGTTATTGTCCTCTTCCCGGAGATCTCCCAGGCAGAGCTGTTCTACCAGGCAATCAGGGCCGAATACGGAGAAAGGGCCTGCATTCTTCACAGCGACATGGCAGCCGGCAGGCGTTCAGAGAGCATCGACAGCATTATAACCGGGAAACATGACATTATTATCGGCACCCGAATGGCACTCTTCGCCCCCGTGAAAGAACTGTCGCTTATCATGGTGATCGATGAACATTCGTCTTCGCATAAGTCTGAGGAAGGGATCAGGCTCAATGTCCGGGACACCGCAGTCATGAGGGGTTACCTGGAAGGGGTTCCCGTACTACTCATGTCACCGTCGCCGTCAATGGATTCATGGTTCAACGCTCAATCCGGCAAATATAATCTCATCAGGCTGAAGACAACAGCACCGACGCCGGCGATAAGGCTCGCCGACCTGCGGTTCGGAAAAAAACGCCGCGCTTATCTCTCCGATACGGTAATCGACAGGGCTCGCCGGGTTCTGCAGAAGAATGGACGGATACTCTTCATCATCAACAGAAGGGGTCATTCAACATTTCTTCACTGCGCAGACTGTAACAATACGGCATCATGCCCTGACTGCGGCATTCCCCTGGTGCTTCATAAAGACAGGAACCTCCTTGCATGTCACTACTGCGCCAAATCTCTTTCTGTTCCTGATGTATGCTCCAAATGCAGCAGTCCCAATATTGAACAGCTTGGGGCCGGGACACAGAGGATCGAAGAAGATCTCAGGGATCTTTTCAATATCGATCCCCTGCGCTTTGACAGTGACAGTGCGGGCAAAAAAACAGAAATAGAGGGTCTTTTGAAAAACATCGCCACTGATGATGCCCGGATCATTGTAGGCACAAAGATGCTGACAAAACGCCTCAACCCCAATAATAGTTTTTCTCTGGCTGCGCTTCTCAATGTTGACAACAGTCTCAATATTCCGGATTTTCGGGCACGTGAAAAGACATATCAGGAGATAGTCGCAGTTCGTGATCTTGTGTCAGCAAAAGGCGAGGTCATCGTCCAGACGCGCTTTCCCCAGGACCCGATGTTCCGGCATCTGCGAGACAATAATTATGAGGCGTTCGTTACAGAAGAACTTGCGATGAGGGCGGCGCTGCAGTTTCCGCCCTATTCAAAGATGCTAAACATCCTGGTCTATGGAAATGCAGAGCTTGCAGACAAGATCATGAAGATCATCAGAGAATCAAAAGAACCGGTTGAGATCCTCGGACCGACGGAGAAAAAGACAAGAAAAGGGATCGAGCACTCGTTCCTGCTCAAACACGCTGAAAGAAAGGTCCTGCATGCTGCAGCACGAGCGGTGGTATCACGATTCAAAAATACAAGAGACATCGAAATCAGGATCGACGCTGCCCCTTACTGA
- a CDS encoding pyrimidine/purine nucleoside phosphorylase — translation MSEFKDVTIVKKANIYFNGGVTSRTVIFQNGEKKTLGVMLPGEYEFNTGDREIMEILSGELDLLLPNQNSWQTIRGGESFEVPANSKFTMKVKTVSDYCCSFIKA, via the coding sequence ATGTCTGAATTCAAGGATGTAACAATCGTAAAAAAAGCGAACATTTATTTTAATGGCGGCGTAACGAGCAGGACAGTCATATTCCAGAATGGCGAGAAGAAGACCCTTGGCGTTATGCTGCCCGGCGAGTATGAGTTCAATACGGGAGACAGAGAGATCATGGAGATCCTTTCAGGCGAACTTGACCTGCTCTTACCCAACCAGAATTCATGGCAGACGATCAGGGGAGGAGAATCCTTCGAGGTCCCTGCAAATTCGAAATTCACCATGAAAGTGAAGACCGTCAGCGACTATTGCTGCTCTTTTATCAAGGCATAA
- a CDS encoding cold-shock protein has protein sequence MAKGTVKWFNESKGFGFITSEDGTDVFVHYSSIAGNGFKSLAEGDSVSFETEKGPKGLKAVNVEKA, from the coding sequence ATGGCTAAGGGAACAGTGAAGTGGTTCAACGAGTCAAAAGGCTTCGGCTTCATCACCAGTGAAGACGGCACTGATGTTTTTGTGCACTACTCATCCATCGCCGGCAATGGCTTCAAGTCACTTGCCGAAGGTGATTCAGTGAGCTTTGAAACCGAGAAGGGCCCGAAAGGCCTCAAGGCTGTCAACGTAGAGAAAGCCTGA
- a CDS encoding LemA family protein, with product MIIVWLFAGFFLLVVLWGICIFNRLVTAKNDVKNAWGQIDVQLKRRYDLIPNLVAAVRGYLTHEKQVIENVVAARVKALSTAKVKDRAAAENGLSLELKGLFAVMEAYPDLKANQNVMQLQEELVSTENRIAFARQLYNDLVANYLTRLEVFPDALIASAFAFLPFEYFSAEPRDRELPRVSAEK from the coding sequence ATGATCATTGTCTGGCTTTTCGCCGGGTTTTTTCTGCTAGTAGTACTCTGGGGTATCTGCATTTTCAACAGGCTTGTCACCGCAAAAAATGACGTAAAAAATGCCTGGGGTCAGATAGATGTGCAGCTAAAACGCAGATATGATCTTATCCCGAATCTTGTCGCTGCTGTCAGAGGGTATCTGACGCATGAAAAACAGGTGATCGAAAATGTCGTGGCTGCACGGGTAAAGGCCTTATCAACGGCGAAGGTGAAAGACAGGGCTGCTGCCGAAAACGGTCTCTCTCTTGAATTAAAGGGCCTTTTTGCCGTTATGGAAGCCTATCCTGACTTGAAGGCCAATCAGAATGTCATGCAGCTTCAGGAAGAGCTTGTATCAACCGAAAATCGTATAGCCTTTGCCCGCCAGCTTTATAATGACCTCGTGGCTAACTACCTGACGCGGCTTGAGGTCTTCCCGGATGCCCTGATCGCTTCTGCCTTTGCATTCCTTCCCTTCGAATATTTCTCTGCAGAGCCGCGTGACAGAGAGCTGCCGAGAGTCTCTGCAGAGAAATAA
- a CDS encoding M48 family metalloprotease, whose translation MPITFIDIEREKSSKIAFLFIFLIVLYFFVTLSLFLGISVFFFPLLLRQGHIFGLSLLSVSTLFFFSLSIAACHFWFSSTNVIATIMRNLAALPPDPRDGRHRRLLNIMDEIRIASGNRKKMRCLVIPSLSLNALAADDLRGEAVIAITEGLLSRLSRDQTEAVIAHEAYHILSGDCKAATLATSLFGMYVSILENMESLSDDNRRGGLEPSFFPLWLLLKLSDLLCLFISREREYRADAAAVRMTRNPLAMAEALHFLSRNWTGGGMISTGLEMLCIVNPVDTALDETESWWADRMSTHPPIMKRIDLLLKMAHTNLTQFEKRQDEKVIPGNNVGQIGPASSFICPECRQVLYETVYEDTVVFQCNACRGILVENASIVRIIARRERPCTERVRVLARAVLADNQRDAAIRRLKKSGKRSMTGHRCLKCGNVMFRTFYSGAYLIEIDRCNVCGLTWFDVDELEMLQCLIENRIAVPVESSSGLQGS comes from the coding sequence ATGCCGATCACTTTTATTGATATCGAACGAGAGAAAAGTTCGAAAATAGCCTTTCTTTTTATTTTCCTGATCGTTCTCTATTTTTTTGTGACCCTTTCTCTCTTTCTTGGCATATCCGTCTTCTTCTTTCCTTTGCTGCTCAGGCAAGGGCACATTTTCGGTCTTTCGCTTTTGTCGGTCAGCACACTTTTTTTCTTTTCTCTTTCTATTGCTGCATGTCATTTCTGGTTTTCCTCGACGAATGTTATCGCGACTATCATGAGAAACCTTGCTGCTTTGCCACCTGACCCCAGAGACGGCAGACATAGAAGACTGCTGAACATCATGGATGAGATACGGATCGCATCAGGCAACAGGAAAAAGATGCGCTGCCTTGTAATTCCGAGTCTTTCCCTCAACGCTCTTGCTGCGGATGACCTCAGGGGAGAGGCGGTGATAGCCATAACCGAGGGCCTGCTTTCACGCCTTTCGCGCGATCAGACTGAGGCGGTGATCGCTCACGAGGCTTACCATATACTTTCAGGCGACTGCAAAGCGGCGACACTGGCTACCAGTCTCTTTGGCATGTATGTGTCGATTCTTGAAAACATGGAGTCACTTTCCGATGACAACAGAAGAGGAGGCCTTGAGCCCTCTTTCTTTCCGCTATGGCTTCTTTTGAAATTGAGTGACCTGTTGTGCCTGTTCATCTCGCGTGAACGTGAGTACCGGGCCGACGCTGCCGCTGTACGCATGACCAGAAATCCCCTTGCCATGGCTGAAGCGCTCCATTTCCTTTCACGAAACTGGACCGGAGGAGGTATGATAAGCACCGGCCTGGAGATGCTCTGCATCGTGAATCCTGTTGACACTGCCCTGGATGAGACAGAGAGCTGGTGGGCTGACCGTATGTCTACTCATCCTCCAATCATGAAGCGCATCGATCTTCTCCTGAAGATGGCTCACACAAACTTGACCCAGTTTGAAAAAAGGCAGGATGAGAAGGTCATACCAGGAAACAATGTCGGGCAGATAGGCCCTGCGTCTTCTTTCATCTGTCCTGAATGCAGACAGGTGCTTTATGAGACAGTCTATGAGGACACGGTGGTGTTTCAGTGCAATGCATGCCGCGGCATTCTGGTTGAGAATGCCAGCATTGTGCGGATCATAGCCCGGAGGGAGCGTCCATGTACAGAACGGGTTCGTGTACTGGCTCGTGCCGTGCTTGCCGATAACCAAAGGGACGCTGCCATCCGGCGCCTCAAGAAATCAGGCAAAAGATCAATGACAGGCCACCGCTGTTTAAAATGCGGGAATGTCATGTTCAGGACTTTTTACAGCGGTGCGTATCTGATCGAGATAGACCGCTGCAATGTCTGCGGCCTTACCTGGTTTGATGTAGATGAACTTGAGATGCTCCAGTGTCTGATCGAAAACAGGATTGCGGTGCCGGTCGAGAGCAGTTCAGGTCTCCAGGGTTCATGA
- a CDS encoding GIY-YIG nuclease family protein, whose translation MWAVQELAASPGKLRVYTDSQCVSRLLERKQGLVSGNFLSGRTKRPLHNASLYREYYEFHDALGFEVVWVKGHVRAHTCDAVGRIFSFVDKKAGQALRTWMDEFEKAEPVSAHLAQNDQWCVYILRCRNNSLYTGMTNNIERRLKAHEQGRGSKYVRSWRPFELVKTIPCRNAGEARKLEYELKRLSRSEKIDTLNLSPGLMT comes from the coding sequence TTGTGGGCAGTTCAGGAGCTGGCAGCATCACCGGGAAAGCTCCGCGTATATACCGATTCCCAGTGCGTTTCACGTCTTCTGGAGAGAAAACAGGGACTGGTATCCGGGAATTTCCTCTCCGGAAGAACAAAGCGTCCGCTCCACAACGCTTCCTTGTACCGTGAATATTACGAATTTCACGACGCCCTGGGTTTCGAAGTTGTCTGGGTGAAAGGACATGTCAGGGCACATACCTGCGACGCTGTCGGTCGTATCTTCTCCTTCGTAGACAAGAAGGCAGGGCAGGCATTAAGAACCTGGATGGATGAGTTCGAAAAAGCAGAGCCGGTGTCTGCTCATCTTGCGCAAAATGATCAATGGTGCGTCTATATTCTGAGGTGCCGGAACAATTCCCTGTATACAGGCATGACCAATAATATTGAGAGAAGGCTTAAGGCTCATGAACAGGGCAGGGGCAGTAAATATGTAAGATCGTGGAGACCTTTTGAGTTGGTTAAAACGATACCCTGCAGAAATGCAGGCGAGGCACGAAAACTCGAGTATGAACTTAAAAGGCTTTCACGAAGCGAAAAGATCGATACCCTCAATCTGTCTCCTGGGCTGATGACCTAG
- a CDS encoding DUF190 domain-containing protein, with protein sequence MRTKPARKITIYLDETDRVHGKPVYEAVMELCYFNKVAGVSVFRGVAGYGGQRVFHTAKILELSTSLPVKIEIVDSEEAVSRVLPEIAALITKGLLEIGDTTIIETGD encoded by the coding sequence ATGAGAACAAAACCTGCCAGAAAGATCACGATTTATCTGGATGAGACAGACAGGGTGCACGGGAAACCGGTATACGAAGCCGTAATGGAACTATGCTATTTCAACAAAGTTGCCGGCGTTAGCGTTTTTCGCGGTGTTGCAGGGTACGGCGGACAGAGGGTTTTTCATACGGCAAAGATCCTTGAGCTATCAACCAGCCTTCCGGTCAAGATCGAGATCGTGGACTCGGAGGAAGCGGTAAGCAGGGTGCTGCCAGAAATCGCGGCGCTCATTACCAAAGGTCTGCTGGAGATCGGCGATACGACGATTATTGAAACAGGCGACTAA
- the crcB gene encoding fluoride efflux transporter CrcB produces the protein MQNAFIIGLGGFFGAVARYAIGLWIGQKWGRTFPLGTFVINISGSLLIGFLMTLFTERLMLSPQWRMFFVIGFLGAYTTFSTFEYETGALLRDGEWLIASLNVALSVIIGFAALKLGEGAARLL, from the coding sequence ATGCAGAATGCTTTTATCATTGGATTAGGCGGTTTTTTTGGTGCTGTTGCACGCTATGCAATAGGCCTCTGGATCGGCCAGAAATGGGGCCGGACGTTTCCTCTCGGGACCTTCGTCATTAATATAAGCGGCAGTCTTCTTATCGGTTTTCTTATGACACTCTTCACGGAAAGACTCATGCTCAGCCCGCAGTGGAGGATGTTCTTTGTTATAGGGTTCCTTGGCGCCTACACCACCTTCTCTACCTTTGAATATGAAACAGGAGCACTCCTCAGGGACGGCGAGTGGCTCATCGCATCGCTGAATGTCGCTCTCAGCGTGATAATCGGCTTTGCCGCCCTCAAGCTTGGCGAAGGCGCAGCACGGCTGCTATAG
- a CDS encoding LysM peptidoglycan-binding domain-containing protein, with amino-acid sequence MKKISILLAIFTLFLFVTGASAKTVYTIRKGDNLQDIAKKYHVTVRDIESVNKVNPKNLKPGTKIIVPVDNSSAKTAKKESRKDKATTTTSKTTTSSKVAKAETAAPTRPSKHVKTERETIQPVKTAADSSKYHVVRKGDTIRSIARKYHVSESDVKGLNALHSAKLKAGQKLLVKLSGPKTYTVRKGDNLWQIAKKFDMDSDDLMEINEMSAPALKVGQKLFLEERPEVVNVDQKYVVMAKNIEDELKKVPESPEFAEKTSPDKLVTFAKKLLNIPYKFGGNTILGIDCSSYVKKVYGLMGVNLPRTAREQFKEGAEIEKEELSVGDLVFFRTYASFPSHVGIYLGNNLFIHASSRGKKVTIDNLETPYYVKRFIGAKRLISASEEQEKAATDPAS; translated from the coding sequence ATGAAAAAGATATCGATACTGTTGGCAATATTCACCCTGTTTCTCTTTGTTACGGGGGCCTCGGCAAAAACGGTATATACGATCAGGAAAGGCGATAACCTTCAGGACATTGCCAAAAAGTATCATGTAACAGTCAGGGACATCGAAAGCGTGAACAAGGTAAATCCGAAAAACCTGAAGCCCGGCACAAAAATTATCGTCCCGGTGGACAATTCGTCTGCCAAAACAGCAAAGAAAGAATCAAGAAAGGACAAGGCTACTACTACAACTTCAAAGACAACAACATCATCAAAGGTCGCAAAGGCCGAGACAGCTGCACCGACGAGGCCATCAAAACATGTAAAAACAGAAAGGGAAACCATTCAGCCTGTAAAAACAGCCGCTGACAGCAGTAAGTATCATGTCGTAAGAAAAGGCGACACCATCAGGTCAATCGCCAGGAAGTACCATGTATCCGAATCAGACGTCAAGGGCCTGAATGCCCTGCATTCGGCAAAACTCAAGGCCGGACAGAAGCTTCTCGTCAAATTGTCCGGCCCCAAGACCTACACGGTCAGAAAAGGCGACAACCTCTGGCAGATAGCAAAGAAGTTCGATATGGATTCTGATGACCTCATGGAAATTAACGAAATGTCGGCGCCTGCGCTCAAGGTTGGACAGAAGCTTTTTCTTGAGGAAAGGCCCGAGGTTGTCAATGTAGACCAGAAGTATGTTGTCATGGCAAAGAATATCGAAGATGAGTTGAAGAAGGTCCCGGAATCTCCGGAGTTTGCTGAAAAGACCTCTCCGGATAAACTGGTCACCTTCGCAAAAAAACTATTGAACATCCCCTATAAGTTCGGCGGAAACACGATCCTCGGCATCGACTGCTCCAGCTATGTAAAGAAGGTCTACGGCCTTATGGGTGTCAATCTTCCCAGAACTGCCCGCGAGCAGTTCAAGGAAGGCGCAGAGATAGAGAAGGAAGAGCTTTCGGTAGGCGATCTCGTTTTCTTCAGGACCTATGCATCATTCCCGTCACATGTCGGCATCTATCTTGGTAACAACCTCTTTATCCATGCCTCCTCCAGGGGCAAGAAAGTCACTATTGACAACCTTGAGACGCCCTATTACGTGAAGCGTTTTATCGGTGCCAAGAGGCTTATCTCGGCATCTGAAGAACAGGAAAAAGCGGCGACTGATCCGGCCAGCTAA